One window from the genome of Echinicola vietnamensis DSM 17526 encodes:
- a CDS encoding CTP synthase, producing MASPTKYIFITGGVTSSLGKGIIAASLAKLLQSRGFKVTIQKFDPYLNIDPGTLNPYEHGECFVTEDGAETDLDLGHYERFLNTNTSQDNNVTTGRIYNNVITKERKGEFLGKTVQVIPHITDEIKNSFYKLGEEGNYDVVITEIGGCVGDIESLPFIEAVRQARWDLGPNNFLVVHLTLIPYLSAAKELKTKPTQHSVKQLLEAGIQPDILVCRSEHHLPLDVKKKLALFCNVQLNCVIEAMDAETIYDVPLHMKKEKLDERVMTKLKLPSKSDTKLELWKEFLGRLKNPTQEVNIGLIGKYISLPDAYKSIIESFTHGGAACETKVNLSLISSEEIEKENVAKKLAELDGILVAPGFGERGLEGKLETVKFARTNKIPFFGICLGMQVAVIEFARNVLGLADANSIEMNPETPHPVISLMEEQKNVEQMGGTMRLGSYPCELTKGTKVSAAYGKAKIQERHRHRYEFNNDYLTQYKEKGMVPTGINPESGLVEIVELKDHPWFVGTQFHPEYKSTVLNPHPLFVRFIQATLDNKKNNN from the coding sequence ATGGCATCACCCACTAAGTATATCTTTATTACAGGGGGAGTTACTTCTTCATTAGGCAAAGGAATCATTGCTGCATCTCTGGCAAAACTGCTTCAGTCCAGAGGATTTAAAGTTACCATCCAAAAATTCGACCCTTACCTGAACATTGATCCAGGTACGCTCAATCCTTATGAGCACGGCGAATGCTTCGTCACGGAGGACGGCGCAGAAACCGATTTGGATCTGGGGCATTATGAGCGTTTCCTGAACACCAACACTTCTCAGGACAACAATGTGACCACGGGTAGAATTTACAACAACGTCATTACCAAAGAACGAAAAGGAGAATTCTTGGGAAAGACGGTTCAGGTGATTCCGCATATCACGGATGAAATCAAAAACAGTTTTTACAAGCTTGGGGAAGAAGGAAATTACGATGTCGTCATCACCGAGATTGGCGGCTGTGTGGGGGATATCGAGTCCCTTCCGTTTATTGAAGCGGTGAGGCAGGCACGATGGGACTTGGGACCCAATAATTTCCTCGTCGTCCACCTTACGCTCATTCCATACCTTTCCGCTGCCAAGGAACTGAAAACCAAACCTACCCAGCATTCGGTAAAACAACTGCTAGAGGCAGGGATCCAGCCGGACATTCTGGTATGTCGTTCCGAACACCACCTTCCGCTCGATGTAAAGAAAAAGCTAGCGCTTTTCTGTAACGTACAGCTAAACTGCGTCATCGAAGCCATGGATGCCGAAACCATTTATGATGTCCCGCTTCATATGAAGAAGGAAAAGCTGGACGAACGGGTGATGACCAAACTGAAACTTCCTTCAAAGTCCGACACGAAGCTGGAACTGTGGAAAGAATTTTTAGGCAGACTTAAAAACCCTACACAAGAAGTCAATATCGGCTTGATCGGGAAATACATTTCCTTGCCTGATGCCTATAAATCCATCATCGAATCCTTTACCCACGGAGGAGCGGCCTGCGAAACCAAGGTCAACCTTTCCCTGATTTCTTCAGAGGAAATCGAAAAAGAAAACGTAGCGAAGAAGCTGGCGGAACTTGACGGGATCCTTGTAGCACCTGGATTTGGAGAGCGGGGACTTGAAGGTAAGCTGGAAACTGTTAAATTTGCCCGTACCAATAAAATTCCGTTTTTCGGAATTTGCTTGGGAATGCAAGTAGCGGTGATCGAATTTGCCAGAAACGTCCTTGGTTTGGCCGATGCCAACTCCATAGAAATGAATCCCGAGACACCGCACCCGGTGATTTCGTTAATGGAAGAGCAAAAAAACGTGGAGCAAATGGGAGGTACCATGCGACTGGGCTCCTATCCTTGTGAACTCACCAAGGGCACCAAGGTAAGTGCTGCTTATGGCAAGGCCAAGATACAGGAAAGGCACAGGCACCGCTATGAATTCAACAACGATTACTTAACACAATATAAAGAGAAGGGAATGGTGCCGACAGGCATCAACCCGGAAAGTGGCTTGGTAGAGATTGTAGAGCTAAAAGACCATCCATGGTTCGTAGGTACACAATTTCACCCAGAATATAAAAGCACGGTGCTGAATCCGCACCCACTTTTTGTACGGTTTATCCAAGCCACCCTGGACAATAAAAAGAACAATAACTAA